The window CCTGTGTACTGGCTACTGACGGCGCAATCCCGTCGTGGGAAGGAGTGGCCGCATCCGCCACTCGTCCTATCTCCACGAAAGGACGAGCGCGCTACGCGCCAGGCCTGGAACCAAAACGCCGTCGTGCTGGGTTACGACGTGCACGGGAAGCCGTGGCTCTGGCCCGACCG of the Phosphitispora fastidiosa genome contains:
- a CDS encoding FtsK/SpoIIIE domain-containing protein, encoding MYWLLTAQSRRGKEWPHPPLVLSPRKDERATRQAWNQNAVVLGYDVHGKPWLWPDRVRVMQGIVLGMTGTGKTTLLRNIITQDLYRVVGPPD